The nucleotide sequence AATGCCACCTGCTCCGGACCGTCAATGTGGCGACCGAGCAGGATGACATGGGCTTGGAGTTCGCGCACGAGTTCGCGGGCGAAAACCCGGCCCATGGAACCGAACCCTCCGGTGATCAGGTAAACCCCGCCCGCTCGGCGCACGAAACCGCTGTTGGTATCCGGCTGCACCGGCCGCACGGTCGTCGATAACGCTTCCCCCGCAGCCAATACATGGCGGGTGGTGATTTGCGGATACTCCCGGCGGATGGTGCGCAGGGCGCCCAATAGCATCAGTTGTTCGGGCGATTCATCGGTGCGCAGTTCGAGCGTTTGATCGGTGCCGTCCGCCCCCAACTGCCGGGCGAGAGCGATCAGCGCGGGCAACCCGTCCGCCCCGTCGCACGCATGGGTTGCGTTGGTCGAGGTTACCGCCGTTCGGCGCTGAGTTTCGACGGCATAAAACCAATTCGAAACGTCGACCGGGGGAGTCGTCGGGTTCTCCGCCAACAGCAGGGCGTAGTCGGTCGTGGTGCGGGCCTCCTTCGTGCGGGGGAACACCGCGATCGACTCAAAATCGAAACCACGTAGCACGCTTTCCCAACCCGCCGCGGATAAAAGGGGAGTGAGGGGACGAATCTCCGTATCGGCGAAATACCACCAGCCCTCGGCCAAACCCCATACCAGATCGACCCAACATTCACTGCGGACCTTTTCCACGATGCCGAAACACCCGCCAGGGGCGAGCAATGTGCGCAGCTGTCTCAGGGTTTCCCGGAGGCGGGGCGTGGCGTGCACCACATCGAGTCCCACGATGAAATCAAATTCACCGGCGTTGAAACCTTGCGCCACCGGGTCGCGAGAGATGTCGAGCACGGCGAAGGACAGGAAATCCAATCCGGCGGCGGTGGCCTTGCGCTCGGCTTTGGCCACGAACGCCCGGCTCAAGTCCGTCGCCACGTAGTCGACGCCGCGATCCTTGAGCGCTGGTGCCAGTTCACCAGCGAGCAAACCGTCGCCGATGCCTACTTCCAAAATGCGGAGCGGTTTGCCGGGAGGTTGGGTGGCCAACTTTCCTTCGATCGCGTGACGCAGCAGTTGCAGATAAACCCGTTTGTCGGTGTGCGGTGCGTTTTCGCTCGCCGTCGATTCGAGCAATTCGGCGCTTCCTTCCGGATAGAGCACCGTGATCGCGGGCACGTCCCCGCTGAGTGCTTCAGCATAGTGGGCGGTGCAGTGTTCGACCAATCGCACGATGCCCTGAAACTCCGGAAATCGGGTGCGCAGGTCGTCGCTCGAAACGGGATCGGCCGCGATCCGCTGCCAGCGTAGAGCTTCGTCGGCGAGACGATCGAGATAGCCTTCGCTCACCAGCAGGTTGAGCAGAAAGTCCAGGCACTTCTCAAACGCAGGTGCGATCCGCAGGGCTCGGGCGATTTCGGTGCGCGTGGTCGATTGCCCCAAGGTCAGCGGCGGCAATGCGGAACTGATGTAGCGGAAAACCTGCGCCGCGCACCACGGGGTCACGGCGGCGGAAAAGGCGGGGTAGGCGGGGTGGGCCACCAAGGCTGGATCAGCGCGTAATTTGGTTTCAAGCGCTTCCAGGGTCCCCGTCATGCGCGCCAGATGGAAATCAGTCGTCGCACTCGTTTTAGCGGGAGCTTCGATCCAGTGGCGTTCGCGTTCGAACGGATAGGTCGGCAGAACCAAACGTTGGCGGGATTGATCGGAAAACCACGCCGGCCAGTTTACTTGGGCCCCGGCGCACCACATCGACCCCAACGTGGAGAGCAAATGCGTGTAATCGTCCGTGGTTTCAGCCGCGTGCCGCGTCGACGTGAGCACGCGGGTGGAGTCAACGGATTTGAGGCAACGCTTCACCATCGAGGCGAGACCGCGGCCGGGGCCGACCTCGAGCCAGAGTGGATGGCGCGTCGACGTGGCGGCGGTGTTAACCGCCGCCGCGAATCGCACGGGCTCGCGCACATGACGCGTCCAGTAGGCGGGGTCGATGGCGTCGGCAGCCGTCATATCCTGACCGGTGACGCCCGAAATGATGCGGCGCTGCGGGGGATGCAAAGTGACTGTTCTCACCCGCGCCGCGAACGTTGTCAGCATCGGCTCCATCATCGCGGAATGAAAGGCGTGCGACGTATCCAGTCGGGTGGTGGCGACGCCTTGGGCGGTGAAGGAGGAGGCGAGCCGATCGATGGTTTCGGTTGCACCTGACAGAACGCAGGAATCGGGCGCGTTGACCGCTGCAAGATCCACCGCCTGGTCCCGGGCCTGGTCCCGGGCCTGGTCCATGGCGGCCTCGGCCGAAAGTCCGACCGCGAGCATGGCGCCCGCCGATTGCGCCGCCATCAACGCCCCGCGAGCCGTCACGAGTTTTAAGGCATCCTCCAAAGTAAAGACCCCCGCCACGCATGCCGCCACATACTCGCCCAAACTGTGCCCGATCATGACGGCGGGTTCGCCACCCCGGCTCAACCAGAGTTGTGCGAGCGCGTAGTCGGCGACGAACACGATCGGCTGGGCCAGCGCGGTGTCGCGCAGTCGTTCGGCGGCGAGCGGAGCGTCCGGAGTCAGGATCTCGCGGAGATCGCATCCCAGTGGTTCGCGGAGCAAGTCAGCGCATTGGTCGATGGTGTCGCGCACCACCGGTTCGGCGGCATAGAGGCCCGCGAGCATGCCGACGTAGGGAGAACCTTGGCCGGAGAATATCCAAACCTGGGGGGGAGGGGCCGAGGAGGCTGTCTGGGGCTGGGCGGCGCGGAGCTGACGGACCGCTTCCGCCGAGCCATGGGCTGTGATGGCGGTGCGGTGGGTGAATGCGCGCCGACCTTGCGCCAGCGTGTAGGCCACATCAGCCAGATTGACGGAGGAGTTGTCCTCCAGCCAGACCGCCAGGTTTTCCCGGGCGCGATCCAGGGCGGTCGCGGTGGTGGCGGACAGCACGAGCAATTGCGCGCCGCGGGCGGGACTCGAAGGGGATGGCTCCGGCGCCTCCGCCACCACCACGTGAGCATTGGTCCCACCGATGCCAAACGAACTGACTCCGGCAATCCGGCGGCGGCCGGCCGGGACCGTCCACGGGCCGAGACTCGCGTTGACGCGAAACGGAGTATTGGGGAAATCGATACGAGAATTGGGGGTCGAGAAATGCAGGCTGGCAGGCAGTTCGCGGTGTTGCAGAGCGAGAATGGTCTTGGCGAGGCCCGCCAATCCCGCCGCCTCATCGAGGTGTCCGAAATTGGTTTTTACCGAACCCAGGGCGCAGGCTCCGGTCGGGACTCCTTCGAAGGCTTCGCACAAAGCGGCGACCTCGATGGGGTCGCCGAGGGGAGTGCCCGTGCCGTGGGCTTCGACGTAGGAAATCTCGGTGGGATCAACCTCGGCGACCGCCTGGGCCTCGGCGATGACCTGACTTTGCCCTGTGATACTGGGAGCCGTGAATCCGGCTTTGTCGGCCCCATCGTTGTTGACGGCGGAACCGCGGATCACGGCGTGGATCGGGTCGCCGTCGGCGATCGCGTCGGCCAAACGCCGTAGCACGACGATGCCACAGCCGTTGCCGCTGACAGTGCCGCTCGCATCGGTATCAAAGGCGCGGCAGTGCCCGTCGGAGGAACCAATGCCGCCTTCGGTGTAGAGGTAGCCCTGTTCCTGGGGCACTTGCACGGAAACACCGCCGGCCAGCGCCATGTCGCAGTGATGATCCAAGAGGCTCTGGCAGGCGAGGTGAGTGGCGACAAGCGACGTCGAACAGGCCGTGTTGACGTTGATGCTCGGTCCGCGCAAATCGAGTTTGTAGGACGTGCGGGTCGGCACGAAGTCCTTGTTGTTGCCCAGCAACAGAGCCATCTCCCCCGCGGATTCAACGACGTCGCGATTGGGCAACAAATTGCGCAACAGGTATGTGCTCATGCCGGCGCCGGCAAAGACGCCCACGGGACCAGAGACGCGGGTGGAATCATAGCCGGCTCTTTCCAGGGCAGTCCAAGCCAGTTCCAAAAATACGCGGTGTTGCGGGTCGGTCAGCGCGGCCTCGCGTGGGGTCATGCCAAAAAAGGCGGCGTCAAACTGATCGGCGTCCGCCAACACGCCGTTGGACCGCACATAGGCGGGATTGGCAATCATGGCCGGGTCCACCCCGGCGGCGCGCAAAGCGTCGTCGGACAGCGCGGTCAATGACTCGCGACCGGCGCGCAGATTGTCCCAGAATGCTTCCACGCTGTTGGCTCCGGGGAATCGAACCGCGAGGCCGATGACCGCGATGGCGTCAGGGAGTTCGTCGGGAGGTGTGCTCATTGGGAAGGGCCTCCGGATCGGCGACGCTGGCGGGCGGCCTGCTGCCGTTGGGCGCGCTCACGAGCGGACGTAGTAGCAGTGGTAGGAGACGCGCCGTTGGGGCCGGCGACCGGCGATGGCTCGCGCAGCGCGGCGGCCAGGGAAATCACGCTGGCATGCTTGAACATCAGGGTAACCGGGAACTCTCTTTGCAACGCGGTCCGCAGTTGTTTGTGGACCTGCACAATTAATAGTGAGTGGCCGCCGAGATCGAAGAAGTTGTCCTGGCGACCGATCGTATCGGTGCCCAAAGCGGTGGCCCAGAGTCCGCCAATGGTGGCTTCGAGTTCGTCGACGAATTCACCGTTTTCTTCCGTGAGTGATGCGGGGATGGGGCTGGTCGGTTCCGGTAAGGCGGTGCGGTCGACCTTACCGTTGGCCGTCAGGGGAAAGGTATCCAGGGGCACGAAGGTGCTCGGCACCATGTAGTCGGGGAGGCGGGAGCGGAGGTGCTCCCGCAGCTCGGCCGCCGTCGGGATGGCGGCATCGGCGGCCCGTGTGAAATAGGCCAGGAGGCGAACGGCATCCACGGAGTCCGGGCGGGCGATGACCACGGCTCCGGTGAGGTCAGCATGGGCGGTAAGGGCGGATTCGATTTCACCGAGTTCGATGCGGAATCCGCGGATCTTGATCTGGTGGTCGGCGCGGCCGAGATATTCGAGATCACCGTCGGGCAACCAGCGGGCGAGATCGCCGGATTTATAGAGGCGGGCACCGGGAGTGGAATCAAACGGATGAGCGATGAACCGTTCGGCGGTAAGTTCGGGGCGGTGGAGGTAACCGCGGGCCACGCCCGATCCACCGACATGTATCTCACCCACCACGCCGATGGGGACCGGCTCACCGTAGGGATCGAGTAAATACAATGAGAGATCCGGAATGGCTTCTCCGATCACGCTCCGATGCGCGGTGTCGAGATCAGTCACACCAAGCGGACGGTAGGTGACGTGCACGGTGGTCTCGGTGATGCCATACATGTTGATCAAACGCGGGGCGTTGTCGGCGTGTCGTTCCCACCATCCCCGCAGGCTGCCGATGTCGAGGGCTTCACCACCAAAAATCACGGTGCGCAGGGCCAGAGGCGCGGCGTCCGGTGCGGCGGACGCGTCGGCGGCGGAGAGTTGCCGAAAGGCTGAAGGGGTCTGATTGAGCACGGTGACACGTTCCCGCCGCAGGAGCTCCAGAAACGCTTCGGGATCGCGGCTGGTGGTCTGCGGCACGATGACCAGGCGACCGCCATGGAGCAAGGCCCCCCAGATTTCCCAGACTGAGAAGTCGAAGGCATGGGAGTGAAAGAGCGTCCAAACGTCGTCGCGATTGAAATGGAACCAGTGATCCGTCGCATCGAACAATCGCACCGCCTGATGGTGGGGGATGATGCAACCCTTCGGTGTGCCCGTGGACCCCGACGTATAGATGATGTAGGCGGCCTGATTCGGTTCGATGGGGTCGAGGGTGGCGTCAGCGCTTTCACCGTTGTCAACAGCCGGGTCGAGCTCGGGGGAGTCGAGCGCGATGACTTCAGCATCGATCGCGGAGAGGCGTTCCTGCAGCAACGTGCTGGTGAGGATTATCGGGGCACGGGCATCGCTGAGCATGAACGCGACCCGATCGGCTGGATAAACCGGATCGATCGGCAGATAGGCGCCACCAGCCTTGAGGATGGCTACCAGCCCCACGAGCAGATCGATCCCGCGTTCGAGAAACAGTCCCACTGGAACTTCCGCGCGCACGCCGGCGGTGCGCAGCCGGGCGGCGAGGTGCCGCGCGCGTCGATTGAGCTCGGCGTAGGTGACGGATTCACCGGCGGGCATTGTCAGGGCGATGCGATCCGGGGAGTGGGCGACTTGGGATTCGAACCGGGCCACGAGCGTGGACGGGGCGGGAAGATCCGGTGGGGTGGGATTGAACTCCTGCAGAATACGACGACGTTCCGCGGCTGGCAGCAGACGCAGCCGGGCGATGGATTGCGTGGGGTCGTTGGCGATACTCTCCAGCAGTGTGGTGAGCTGACCGATGAAACGAATGATGCGGTCTTCGGTGAAGAGATCGGTGTTGAATCCGATGGAGCTCTCCAGACGGCCTTCGGTTTCGGCGAAATTGAACTGCAGATCGAACTTGCTGCCCCCTACGTCGTCGAGGAATGGTGCGATCTTCACGTCATCGATACGCAGCTCGTAGGGATCGACGTTTTGCATCACGACCACGACGTCGAAAAGCGGTGAGCGGCTGACATCGCGTTCGAGGGAGAGTTCGTCCACAATACGATCGAACGGGTAGTCCTGATGTTCGAAGGCACCGGTGATGGTATCACGCACGTGGGCCAGCAGGGTTGTGAAGGAGTCAGCAGGATCGAGCCGAGCCCGCAACGGCAGTGTGTTAATGTAGAAACCGATCTGGTCCTCCAGGTCAGGATGATTCCGGCCGGCGATGGGCGTGCCGACGATGAGATCAGTTTGGCCGGTGTGACGGTGCAAAAAAGTCTGCACTGCGGCGGTCAGCAACATGAAGAGTGATGCCCGGTGCTGGCGGGCGAGCTCACCAAGGACCGCCGTGGTGGTGGGTGGCACCGTGAAATTGAGGGTGCGGCCGCGATAGGTCTTAACCGGAGGGCGCGGGTGGTCGGTGGCGAGTGCCAGCACCGGCAGTTTTCCGGCCAATTGATCGTGCCAGAATTGGCGTTGCGTCGCCATGCCTGCGGATGCGAGGCGCGCCTGATGCCAGACCGCATAGTCGCGGTGTTGGATGGCGAGCGGTTTGAGTGCCAATGGCTTGCCGGTGGCGAGACTTTCGTAGCGCCGCATGAACTCGTGCACCAACACGCCCATGCTCCAGTCGTCGGAGATGATGTGATGGATGTTGAACAAGACCGCGTGTCGATCGGGTGCGAGGCGCAGCAGGGTGAGCCGAGCGAGGGGACCGGTGGCGAAATCGAACGGTGTCAGGGCATCGGTGAGCGCGATTTCGCGGGCGGCGGTTTCCGGATTCGTCGCGGCGGCGAGATCCATGAACGAAAACCCGCCCAAGGGTCGTGGATGCACTTTTTGGCGCGGCTGACCATTGATCTCGGGCAACGTCGTGCGCAGCGATTCGTGACGGTGAGCGAGACCGGCGAAGGCATTGGCGAGTGCGGTCTGATCAATGGGACCGGTGAGTTCCAGCGACACCGGCATATTGTAGGCGACCAGAGCTCCTTCCATTTGGGCGAGCACCCACAGACGGGTTTGCGCGTGGGAGAGGGGGTAGTCCGGCGCCTCGGGCGTGCGCGGCAACGGCGTGTGCTCGCTCTGTCGCCGCCCGGCAACCACCGTGGCGAGCTCTCGAATGGTCGGTTGATTGAACATCTCGCGCAGGGCGACTTCGACCCCGAATTCCTGCCGGATGCGGCTCACCACTTGGGTGGCCTTGAGACTGTGACCGCCGATCTCGAAGAAATTGGCCGTGACCCCGACACGTTCCATGCCGAGCACGGTGGCCCAGATGGTGGCAAGTTTGGACTCGGTCGGACCGGCGGGAGCGACGTAGTCTTCCGCGGCGGTGGAGTGCGTCCGTTCGGGGATGGGTAGGGATTGCCGGTCGATCTTGCCGTTAGGAAGTTGGGGGAAGGCTTCGAGCACCACGAAATCCGCCGGAATCATGTGACCGGGCAGACGGTCGCGCAGGAAACTGCGCAGCGTGGGCACGAGGAAGCGGGCGAGCTTTTCGTGGAGCGGGTGATTGGCGTAGGTTCGCCACGGCAGTGTTTGGGCAGGGGGTGGAAAAAGGTCGATCGGGGGCAGCGAGGCGGCATCGCCGCGACGGAAAATGGCGTCGAACGAGCCATCAGCGCCATACTGGGCCAGGTCGACGATCAGCCCGAGATCTTTACCGAGGGTGAGCAGGTCCTCCGGCTCCAGTCCGGCGAGAACGCTGGCGTCCAACTCTGCGCGGAAGGCGGCGACGGAGGCTTTGGCGGGCGCGGATTCCAGCCACGCGAGAGTCTGCAGTTCCCGCTGCACCCGCCGGTTGGCGATGTGGCGAAGATGCAACGTGGTGGGGGCGGTCTCCGTTGTCAGCACGTCGGCCAGGTCGTCGAGGGAGAGCGGTCGATCCGGCCAATCAACGACGGCAGTGTCGGGGGGCATCGGCGTCGCCTCGCACCCGCCGATGTGTAGGGTCACGTCGGCCCGGAAGCGGGTCATTTCGTTCTGCACGGTCGCGCGTTTCGGTCGAATCTGCACCCGGGAAATAGCGGGAAAACGGCTGCGCAACGCCGCGAAGAAGGCGGGCTCGACCGCCATTTCCTGTTCGGTTTGCAGCGCTTCACGCACGCGGCGGCGCAGTCCGGCGGCCCCGAGGGTCTCGCCGGCGCGGAACAGTTGCACCGATGCGTGAAAAGCCTCCAGCAACGGCCGCAGACGCACGTCTCCCAGAAAAATCGCCCCGCCCGGTTTAATCACGCGCAGTGCACCCTCGATCACCGTCATCAAATAGTTGATACCGGGAAAATACTGCACCACGGAGCAAAGCATCACGACGTCGTAACTGGCCGGGGCGATGTCGGTGAAGTCATGGGCTTGCTGGGCGCGCAGTTCGAGCCCGCCGTAACCCGACCGATCGCGGGTCAGTTCTCGTAACTGCTCGATCGCGACCGTGGAGAGATCACAAGCGAGGTAGTGTTCACAATCGCGAGCCAACGGAAACATCAGCAGACCGGTGCCGGCCCCGATCTCAAGAATACGACGGGGGCGAAGTTCGCGGACGCGCGCCACCGTGTGGTCCACGTATTCGCGCATTTCGGTTTCGGAGAGTGGCTCGCGGGTGTAGTTGCTGTCCCAGCCGATGACGTTGAAAGTAGGATCGTTATCGGCGTAGGTAAGGGAGTCGCTGTAGCTGTCCTCGTGCAGGTCCTGCCAGAGCGACACTTGGTCATCCTGCAATTGCTGCAGTTTGGCGTGCAGTTCGCCGGACGCGTCGTCAGGGGTGATCCAGGCCACGAGCCGGTTCTCGCCGCGGTCATCGGCTTCGATCTTTACCACGGTTTCGGCCACTCCGGAGTGTTGACCGAGCATGCTCTCGATTTCCCCGAGTTCGATGCGGAAGCCGCGCAACTTCACTTGTTGATCGAGTCGTCCGAGCATTTCCAGGCTGCCATCCGGCAACCAACGTCCGAGGTCGCCGGTGCGGTATAGCGTGGTGCCACGGCGATTCTCATCGAACGGATTGGGGACGAAAGCGGCCCGGGTTTTTTCCGGATTGCGCCAATAGCCCGCGCCGACGCCGACCCCGGAAACGCAGATCTCGCCCGGCACACCGACGGGCACGAGTTGTAGATCGTCGTCGAGCACGTAAAGGGTGAGATTGGGCAGTGTGCGTCCGATCGGGACAGACGTGCTCTGCGGAGGCAACGGGGCGGTGAGCAGCGCCTGGCAAATGTCGTCGGCGGCTTCGGTGGGTCCGTAGGCATTGGCCAGCGGGATCTGCGGGTAGACCTCGAACCACTGGTTGATCAACGCGACCGGCACGGCTTCGCCCGTGACCATGCCGCAAACCATGGCGGGAAGCACGCGCTCCGCCGCGGGCAAGGCCGCCACATGATCCAACAGCGCCTTCAGCACCACGGGCACAAACTCAAAAAGGGTGATGTGCTCGGCCCGCATCAGGGCGAACAGGCGCGGTGCCTCGCAGACCACTTCGAAATCAGCAATGACGGTGCGACCGCCAATCAATAACGGTGCCAGGAATTGCCAAACCGAGATGTCGGAGGAAGAGGGAGCACTTTGCAGGAAAGCGTTGTCGGCGGTGAACTTCAGCTCCTGAAACTGGCCGTAGATATGATTGATCGCGCCATTGTGGCGGATGATTGCCCCCTTGGGTCGTCCGGTGGAGCCCGAGGTGTAAAGCATGTAAGCCGCGTCCGTCGGATCACCTGCGACGGCGGGATCACTGGTGGGTGCTGTCGTCCACGCCGGGGCGGGACGATCAAACAATACGACGTGACGCAGGGCGCTCTGCGCCTCGGCG is from Synoicihabitans lomoniglobus and encodes:
- a CDS encoding SDR family NAD(P)-dependent oxidoreductase, with product MSTPPDELPDAIAVIGLAVRFPGANSVEAFWDNLRAGRESLTALSDDALRAAGVDPAMIANPAYVRSNGVLADADQFDAAFFGMTPREAALTDPQHRVFLELAWTALERAGYDSTRVSGPVGVFAGAGMSTYLLRNLLPNRDVVESAGEMALLLGNNKDFVPTRTSYKLDLRGPSINVNTACSTSLVATHLACQSLLDHHCDMALAGGVSVQVPQEQGYLYTEGGIGSSDGHCRAFDTDASGTVSGNGCGIVVLRRLADAIADGDPIHAVIRGSAVNNDGADKAGFTAPSITGQSQVIAEAQAVAEVDPTEISYVEAHGTGTPLGDPIEVAALCEAFEGVPTGACALGSVKTNFGHLDEAAGLAGLAKTILALQHRELPASLHFSTPNSRIDFPNTPFRVNASLGPWTVPAGRRRIAGVSSFGIGGTNAHVVVAEAPEPSPSSPARGAQLLVLSATTATALDRARENLAVWLEDNSSVNLADVAYTLAQGRRAFTHRTAITAHGSAEAVRQLRAAQPQTASSAPPPQVWIFSGQGSPYVGMLAGLYAAEPVVRDTIDQCADLLREPLGCDLREILTPDAPLAAERLRDTALAQPIVFVADYALAQLWLSRGGEPAVMIGHSLGEYVAACVAGVFTLEDALKLVTARGALMAAQSAGAMLAVGLSAEAAMDQARDQARDQAVDLAAVNAPDSCVLSGATETIDRLASSFTAQGVATTRLDTSHAFHSAMMEPMLTTFAARVRTVTLHPPQRRIISGVTGQDMTAADAIDPAYWTRHVREPVRFAAAVNTAATSTRHPLWLEVGPGRGLASMVKRCLKSVDSTRVLTSTRHAAETTDDYTHLLSTLGSMWCAGAQVNWPAWFSDQSRQRLVLPTYPFERERHWIEAPAKTSATTDFHLARMTGTLEALETKLRADPALVAHPAYPAFSAAVTPWCAAQVFRYISSALPPLTLGQSTTRTEIARALRIAPAFEKCLDFLLNLLVSEGYLDRLADEALRWQRIAADPVSSDDLRTRFPEFQGIVRLVEHCTAHYAEALSGDVPAITVLYPEGSAELLESTASENAPHTDKRVYLQLLRHAIEGKLATQPPGKPLRILEVGIGDGLLAGELAPALKDRGVDYVATDLSRAFVAKAERKATAAGLDFLSFAVLDISRDPVAQGFNAGEFDFIVGLDVVHATPRLRETLRQLRTLLAPGGCFGIVEKVRSECWVDLVWGLAEGWWYFADTEIRPLTPLLSAAGWESVLRGFDFESIAVFPRTKEARTTTDYALLLAENPTTPPVDVSNWFYAVETQRRTAVTSTNATHACDGADGLPALIALARQLGADGTDQTLELRTDESPEQLMLLGALRTIRREYPQITTRHVLAAGEALSTTVRPVQPDTNSGFVRRAGGVYLITGGFGSMGRVFARELVRELQAHVILLGRHIDGPEQVAFVAELESLGGTVLARTGDVTDLAALENVVDAVRTQFGPIRGVIHTAGVYGQGLIRGRHADDIATTLAPKVTGTRNLARVFAHESLDFFILCSSLASVAPEPGQVDYATANAFLDAFALEHYQKTGTPTLSIGWGVWQELGMMDHDALPRVQKDAVRTEILSHGWNRIGASLWRHVLECGAPHRHLLISPTPVELPTTPLHPLFKSRHEDEAGRVCFNVRLDPAQHWVVDEHRLDGLALLPGTGFLELARAAFMEQTGATAVELSEVYFLSPLTWADNQPREVQVVLHGTSFIVLSRLADDAWMEHTRGDIRVANTPAATAIKFPMDKFVAEPPTAEAVRFGPRWHCLKSVAFDDTGAGVAEIALPEAYVSDLPDYALHPALFDMAIGFITLRHGLPDSLPFCYRRLVVHRPLPVRFRSEVRVVTRTDDGLELAATLWDEQDHLLVEVEGYRLRRRAEPAKATPADQARLVIRPGSSAAPWNVVPAHRVPPGNGEVEIEIAAAGLNFIEVLYANGMLPTTPELEHRFGLECAGRVVRVGAQVAGVAVGDEVIAYANGCFASYVTVPTGAISPRPSGLSPAAAVTLPGAYATAHYALVTQGRLRRGEKVLIHAAAGGVGLAAVHIARHLGAEVFATAGSDAKRNFLRDLGVVHVMDSRSLAFAAEVQQLTDGRGVDVVLNSLGGDFLRASLDLVAPRGRFIELGKRDLLGGSSLDLAPFARIISFIVIDVGPDLPEFETIWHEVCAHFADGTYPALPHKTFPLADAAPAFDYMARARHIGKVVLLPGDPAALLAAARELPPAGRSRAAILGLPEVSSPKEVSPPARVMPVAPDASHSTTPTNDIERTIAAIWEELLGVKPVGIDDDFFALRGDSLLAAQVMARIQSALAVKLPLSSIFDRPTVSGLAARVQSLRRNVPDSLADDEEEGDL